The genomic segment GTCGAGACGTTCGTGACTGATGGTCGAGGACGGAACGACAATGCGAACCGTGCTCTTTCGTCCATTAAGAACAATACTTTTGTACCCTGACGCACGGTGTGCTAGTAGAGAAACGATGACATCGAAAAACGAAATGCGGGTGAAGACGACGACGACCTCGTTCAAGATCATCGAAACCCTTCACGAACTGGAGGGAGCCGGTGTCACCGAGATCGCGAACCGGTTGGATATCTCCAAAAGTAGCGTATACAAGCACCTCAAGACGCTCGAAGAGGAGCGGTACGTGATCAAAGGAGACAATGATATGTACTACACTGGACTCCGACTGTTGAGTCTCGGTGTGGGAGCACGCCGACGGCGGAAGATCTACGAAACTGCAAAGCCGGAGATACAGCGGTTAGCCGAAGAATCCGGCGAAATGGCGAACCTGCTGGTCGAAGAACAGGGACGTGGGATATTCCTTTACAGAGCCGACAGCAGCCGAGCGGTGAATCTCGATACTCACGCTGGTCGTGAAGTGTATCTCCACACGACGGCGATGGGCAAAGCGATCCTCGCGGGGTTTTCTGACGAACGAGTGACCGATATCATCGAGCGCCACGGTCTTCCAC from the Halococcus saccharolyticus DSM 5350 genome contains:
- a CDS encoding IclR family transcriptional regulator — translated: MTSKNEMRVKTTTTSFKIIETLHELEGAGVTEIANRLDISKSSVYKHLKTLEEERYVIKGDNDMYYTGLRLLSLGVGARRRRKIYETAKPEIQRLAEESGEMANLLVEEQGRGIFLYRADSSRAVNLDTHAGREVYLHTTAMGKAILAGFSDERVTDIIERHGLPRMTEYTITDEADLLDELQSIREQGWAYDREERLKGLCCVAAPITDPDGTALGAISVSGPRSRLKRDSLGKLPQLILDVQNVIELNVAYD